The Polaribacter sp. MED152 region AAAGTATTTTATGATGCGTTAGATATTGTAGAAGAAAGAAAAGGAGAAGGTGAAGAAAAATCAGCTTTAGAGATTTGGAAAGATGGTTTATCTAATGTAATGCCTCACGTAGAAGTTCGTTCAAGACGAGTTGGTGGTGCAACATTTCAAATACCAATGCAAATTAGACCGGACAGAAAAGTGTCTATGGCAATTAAATGGATGATTTTATATACTCGTAAGAGAAATGAAAAAACCATGGCACAGCGTTTAGCAGCTGAAATTTTAGCTGCGGCTAAAGAAGAAGGTGCTGCTGTTAAGAAAAGAGTAGATACTCATAAAATGGCAGAAGCAAACAAAGCATTCTCACACTTTAGATTTTAATAGAAATGGCTAGAAATTTAAAATATACAAGAAATATTGGTATTGCAGCACATATTGATGCTGGTAAGACAACAACTACAGAGCGTGTATTGTATTATACAGGAGTTTCTCATAAAATTGGAGAAGTTCATGATGGTGCAGCTACAATGGACTGGATGGAGCAAGAGCAAGAAAGAGGTATTACAATTACTTCTGCTGCAACTACTTGTACTTGGCAGTTTCCATTAGAGAACGCGCAACCAACACCAGAAACTAAAGGATATCACTTTAATATTATTGATACTCCTGGTCACGTAGATTTTACTGTTGAAGTAAATAGATCTTTACGTGTATTAGATGGTTTGGTTTTCTTGTTTTCTGCTGTTGATGGTGTAGAGCCTCAATCAGAAACAAACTGGAGATTGGCTGATAACTATAAAGTACCAAGAATTGGATTCGTTAACAAAATGGATCGTCAAGGTTCTGACTTTTTAGGAGTTTGTCAGCAAGTAAAAGATATGTTAAAATCTAATGCTGTACCAATCGTTTTAAATATTGGTGAAGAGGATGGTTTTAAAGGAATTATCGATTTAGTGAAGAATCGTGCTATTGTATGGCATGATCAAACACAAGGGGCAACTTTTGATGTAATTGAAATTCCAGATGATTTAAAAGAAGAAGCAAGAAAATATAGAGCTTTATTAATAGAAGAAGTAGCAAGTTACGATGAGAACTTACTAGAAAAATTCATGGAAGATGAAGATTCTATTACTGAAGAAGAGGTACATGCTGCTTTAAGAGCTGCTGTTATGGATATGGCTATCATACCTATGATTTGTGGTTCTGCATTTAAAAATAAAGGTGTTCAGTTCTTATTAGATGCTGTATGTCGTTATTTACCTTCTCCTATTGATAAGGAAGGTATTGTAGGTGTTAATCCAGATACAGACGAAGAAGAATTACGTAAGCCAGATGTTAAGGAGCCATTCGCTGCTTTAGCATTTAAAATTGCAACAGATCCTTTCGTAGGTCGTTTAGCATTTTTTAGAGCTTATTCAGGTCGTTTAGATGCTGGTTCTTATGTTTTAAATAACAGATCAAATAAAAAAGAGCGTATATCACGTATCTATCAAATGCATGCGAACAAGCAAAATGCAATTGATTTTATTGAGGCTGGAGATATTGGTGCTGCTGTAGGTTTTAAGTCAATTAAAACTGGTGATACTTTATCTGATGAAAAACATCCAATTGTTTTAGAATCTATGGATTTTCCAGATCCAGTAATTGGTATCGCTGTTGAGCCAAAAACAAAAGCTGACGTTGATAAGTTAGGTATTGGTTTAGGTAAATTAGCAGAAGAAGATCCTACATTCACAGTTAGAACAGATGAAGCTTCAGGTCAGACTATTATTTCTGGTATGGGTGAATTACACTTAGATGTAATTGTAGATCGTTTAAAGCGTGAATTTAAAGTAGAAGTTAACCAAGGGCAACCTCAGGTTGAGTATAAAGAAGCTATTACTGCATCTGCAGATCATAGAGAAGTTTATAAGAAACAGTCTGGTGGTCGTGGTAAATTTGCAGACATCGTGTTTACTATGGAGCCTGCAGATGAAGGTGTTCAAGGTTTACAGTTTGAATCTATAATTAAGGGTGGTAACGTTCCTAAAGAATTTGTACCTTCTGTAGAGAAAGGATTCAAAGAAGCAATGAGAAACGGACCTTTAGCTGGTTATGAGATGGATTCTATGAAAGTTACTTTAAAGGATGGATCTTTCCACGCAGTGGATTCTGATCAATTATCTTTTGAGTTGGCTGCAAAATTAGGTTTTAAAGCTGCTGCTAAAGCTGCTAAAGCTAAAATCATGGAGCCTTTAATGAAGTTAGAAGTTTTAACTCCAGAAGAAAATATGGGGGATATCGTTGGTGACTTGAACAGAAGAAGAGGTCAAGTAAACGATATGTCAGACAGAGCTGGTGCTAAAGTTGTAAAAGCTATAGTTCCATTATCAGAAATGTTTGGTTATGTTACTGCCTTAAGAACAATGTCTTCTGGTAGAGCAACATCAACAATGGAATTTTCTCACTATGCAGAAACTCCTTCTAATATTTCAGAAGAAGTAATTGCTGCTGCTAAAGGTTAATCTACTAAAACAAATAAGATGAGTCAAAAAATTAGAATAAAATTAAAGTCTTACGATTATAATTTAGTAGATAAATCTGCTGAAAAGATTGTAAAGACAGTTAAAAGTACTGGAGCTATTGTTAATGGTCCAATACCTTTACCAACACATAAAAAGATTTTTACTGTTTTACGTTCTCCACACGTAAATAAAAAATCTAGAGAGCAATTTCAATTAGCTGCTTACAAAAGATTATTAGACATTTATAGTTCTTCTTCGAAAACTATTGATGCTTTAATGAAGCTTGAGTTACCAAGTGGTGTGGAAGTAGAAATTAAGGTATAAGTATTACTAAAAAAACTTTTGATTTAATGATTTTGTTAAATCAAAAGTTTTTTATACTTTTGCAACCCGAAATAGAGTAGGGTAAAGTTTTGTATTTGTGATAAATAAATCAAAACTACATGTCCAGAGCGTTTCGCGAAGGAAAAACGGAAAAACAAAATCAGCGTTGAATTTGTTTTGACGCTTTTTTTTTACAGAAATGTAAAAGGGCTAGATTAGAAACATTTGTTTCAAACAATTAATAGAAATAGACGCGCTGGAAAATAATCTATCGTCTTAAAATTTAAAATTAATGTCTGGGTTAATAGGTAGAAAAATTGGAATGACCAGCTTATTTGATGAAAATGGGAAGAATATTCCTTGTACAGTAATCGAAGCAGGTCCTTGCGTTGTTACCCAAGTCAGAACCGAAGAGGTTGACGGCTACAATGCGTTGCAACTTGGTTTCGATGACAAAAAAGCAAAGAGTTCTAACAAAGCGTTAGATGGTCACTTTAAAAAAGCTGGCACAACTGCTAAGAAAAAAGTTGTTGAATTTCAAGGGTTTGAAGAAGAGTATAAATTAGGAGATGCTATTACTGTAGAGCATTTTACTGAGGGAGAATTTGTTGATGTTTCAGGTACTTCTAAAGGTAAAGGTTTTCAGGGTGTTGTTAAGCGTCATGGTTTTGGTGGTGTAGGTCAAGCTACTCACGGTCAACATAACCGTTTAAGAGCTCCTGGTTCTATTGGCGCTGCATCTTATCCTGCAAGAGTATTCAAAGGAATGCGTATGGCAGGAAGAATGGGAGGAGAGAAAGTGAAAGTACAAAACTTAAGAGTGTTAAAAGTAGTTGCTGAAAAGAACTTACTTGTTGTTAAAGGAGCTGTTCCTGGACATAAAAACGCTTTTGTAACTATTCAGAAATAATGAAAGTAGCAGTTTTAGATATTACAGGTAAAGATACAGGTAGAAAGGTTGAGCTTTCTAAAGATGTATTTGGTATAGAGCCTAACGATCATGCAATTTATTTAGATGTAAAACAGTATTTGGCAAATCAACGTCAAGGTACTCATAAGTCTAAAGAAAGGGCAGAAATAGTTGGTTCAACAAGAAAGATTAAAAAACAAAAAGGAACTGGTACTGCAAGAGCAGGATCTATCAAGTCTGGTGTTTTTAGAGGTGGTGGACGTATGTTCGGACCAAGACCTAGAAATTATTCTTTCAAGTTAAATAAAAATTTAAAGCGTTTGGCTAGAAAGTCTGCTTTAAGTATTCAAGCAAATGATAAGAATTTAGTAGTTGTTGAAGATTTTAACTTTGACACTCCAAAGACAAAAAACTTCGTAGATGTTTTAAAATCTTTAGAGTTAGATGCTAAAAAATCATTATTTGTTTTAGATGGTGAAAATGCAAATGTTTATTTGTCTTCACGTAATTTAAAAAATTCTAAAGTTATTAAAGCTTCAGAAATTAATACTTATGGTGTTTTAAATGCTAATAAGATAGTAATAACAGAAGGTTCTTTAGAAGGAATTAATTCAAATTTAAGCAAATAGGGAAATGAGTATTTTAATTAAACCTATTATCACGGAAAAAGCAACAAACGATAGTGAATTATTTAATCGTTATGCATTTGTTGTAGATAAAAACGCTAACAAATTAGAAATTAAAAGTGCAGTTGAATCTGCATATGGAGTTTCTATTTCAAGTGTAAAAACTTTAAATTATCCAATTCAGAGAAATACTAAGTATACTAAGAAAGGTTTAGTAACTGGAATTAAAAGTGGGTATAAGAAAGCTATTGTACAGTTAGCAGAAGGAGAAAGTATTGATTTTTATAACAATCTTTAAGAAAAGACACAATGTCAGTTAGAAAATTAAAACCAATAACACCAGGTCAGCGTTTTAGAGTTGTAAATGGGTTCGACGCCATAACAACTGATAAGCCGGAAAAGTCATTATTGGCACCGAAAAAAAGATCTGGAGGTCGAAACAGTCAAGGTAGAATGACTACACGTAACATAGGTGGAGGTCATAAGCAGAAATATCGTATTATCGATTTTAAAAGAGATAAGAAAGATGTTCCTGCAACAGTTAAAACTATAGAGTACGATCCAAATCGTACTGCATTTATTGCTTTACTTAGTTATGCTGATGGTGAAAAGAGATATGTAATTGCTCAAAACGGTTTAACTGTAGGTCAGACTGTAGTTTCAGGAAGTGGTATTACTCCAGAAATTGGTAATGCAATGCCTTTAAGTGAAATTCCATTAGGAACAACTATTTCATGTATTGAGTTACGTCCTGGTCAGGGTGCTGTTATGGCAAGATCTGCTGGATCTTTTGCTCAGTTAATGGCAAGAGATGGTAAGTATGCTACTGTTAAATTACCTTCAGGTGAAACTAGATTAATTCTACTTACTTGTATGGCTACAATTGGAGTTGTATCTAATTCAGATCATCAATTATTAGTTTCTGGTAAAGCTGGTAGAAGAAGATGGTTAGGTAGAAGACCAAGAGTTAATGCTGTTAGAATGAACCCTGTAGATCACCCAATGGGAGGTGGTGAAGGACGTTCTTCTGGAGGTCATCCAAGATCAAGAAATGGTATACCTGCTAAAGGTTACAAAACTAGATCTAAGACTAAGGCTAGTAATAAGTATATCATAGAACGTAGAAAGAAATAATTAAGTTATGGCAAGATCATTAAAAAAAGGACCTTACGTTCACTATAAGTTAGAGAAAAAAGTGTTAGCTAATGTAGAAGCTGGAAATAAAACAGTTATTAAGACTTGGTCTAGAGCAAGTATGATAACTCCAGATTTCGTTGGTCAAACTATTGCAGTTCACAATGGACGTCAGTTTGTACCAGTTTACGTTACTGAAAACATGGTAGGGCATAAATTAGGCGAATTTTCACCAACACGTTCTTTTAGAGGACATGCAGGTGCAAAAAATAAAGGTAAAAAATAGTAGGAAATGGGAGTTCGTAAAAAAAATATGGCAGATCAGTTAAAAGCAGATAGAAAGCAACGTGCTTTCGCTAAGCTTACTAACTGTCCTACATCACCAAGAAAAATGCGTTTAGTTGCTGATCAAGTAAGAGGTGTTGAAGTTGAAAAAGCTTTACAAATCTTAAAATTCAGTCCTAAAGAGGCATCTATTAATTTAGAAAAATTATTGTTATCTGCAATTGCAAATTGGCAAGCTAAGAATGAAGATTCATCTATAGAAGATGCTGGTTTATTCGTAAAGTCTATTTGTGTAGATAGCGCAGGTATGTTAAAAAGATTAAGACCTGCTCCACAAGGTCGTGCTCATAGAATTCGTAAGCGTTCTAATCACGTTACTTTAGAGTTAGGTAGTAAAAATTTAAGTAATTAATCAAAGTAGAAATGGGACAAAAAACAAATCCAATTGGGAATCGTTTAGGAATCATCAGAGGTTGGGAGTCTAACTGGTATGGTGGAAATGACTACGGAGATAAAATTGCTGAAGATGATAAGATAAGAAAGTATATTCATGCTAGATTATCTAAAGCAAGTGTTTCTAGAGTAATTATAGAGCGTACTTTAAAACTTGTAACCGTTACTATTACTACTGCCCGTCCAGGTATCATTATTGGTAAAGGAGGTCAGGAAGTAGACAAGTTAAAAGAGGAGCTTAAGAAAATTACTGGTAAAGAAGTTCAAATTAATATTTTTGAAATTAAGCGTCCAGAATTAGATGCAAGATTAGTTGCAACTAGTGTTGCACGTCAAATTGAAAATAGAATTTCTTACAAGAGAGCTATAAAAATGGCAATTGCTGCTACAATGCGTATGAATGCTGAAGGTATCAAAATTCAGATTTCAGGACGTTTAAATGGAGCAGAAATGGCTAGATCAGAACATTTTAAAGAAGGTAGAATTCCTCTTTCTACTTTTAGAGCTGACATTGATTATGCTTTAGTTGAAGCGCATACAACCTATGGTAGATTAGGTGTAAAAGTATGGATAATGAAAGGTGAGGTTTATGGTAAAAGAGAGTTATCTCCTTTAGTTGGTTTGTCTAAAAAGCAAGGTGGTAAAGGTGGTGATAGATCTAAACGTCAACCACGTAGAAGAAAATAATTTTTAAACTAGAAATTAAAAATGTTACAGCCAAAAAGAGTAAAATATCGTAAGGTACAGAAAGGCAAAGGAAATATGTCTGGAAACTCTCAAAGAGGTAATCAACTTTCTAACGGAATGTTTGGTATTAAATCTTTGGACCAGAATTTATTAACTTCACGTCAGATTGAAGCAGCTCGTATTGCAGCTACTCGTCATATGAAAAGAGAAGGTCAGTTATGGATTAAAATCTTTCCAGATAAACCTATTACAAAGAAACCTTTAGAGGTACGTATGGGTAAAGGTAAAGGTGCTCCAGATCATTTCGTAGCAGTAATCAAACCAGGTAGAATTTTGTTTGAAGTTGGTGGTGTACCAATGAACGTAGCAAAAGAAGCTCTTCGTTTAGCTGCTCAAAAACTTCCAGTAAGAACGAAGTTTGTAATCGCAAGAGATTTTGATATTAACGCATAATTCTAAAGAAAATGAAACAGTCAGAAATTAAAGAATTATCTACAGCTGATCTTAATGAAAAGTTGGTAGCGTTGCAAAAAAATTATACCGATCTTAAAATGGCTCACGCAATTACTCCTATGGAGAATCCTTTGCAGTTGAGAAGTTTAAGAAGAACTGTAGCAAGAATTGCAACAGAATTAACAAAAAGAGAATTACAATAATTCTATAGTCAGTTTTAAAGATGGAAAAAAGAAATCTTAGAAAAGAGAGAATTGGTGTTGTTTCTAGTAGCAAAATGGAGAAATCTATTGTTGTTTCTGAAACGAAAAGAGTAAAACACCCAATGTACGGTAAATTCGTTTTAAAGACGAAAAAGTACGTTGCACACGACGAACAGAATGATTGCAACGAAGGAGATACTGTTAGGATCATGGAAACTAGACCTATGAGTAAATCTAAACGTTGGAGATTAGTAGAAATCCTAGAAAGAGCTAAATAATATGTTACAGACAGAATCAAGATTAAAAGTAGCAGACAATACTGGAGCAAAAGAAGTTTTAGTAATTAGAGTTTTAGGAGGAACAAAAAAACGTTACGCAAGTATTGGAGACAAGATTGTTGTATCAGTTAAATCTGCAACTCCTAACGGAACTGTAAAAAAAGGTCAAGTATCTAGAGCAGTTGTTGTAAGAACTAAAAAAGAAGTTAGACGTAAAGACGGGTCTTATATTAGATTTGACGATAACGCTTGTGTACTATTAAATCCTACTGAGGAGATGAGAGGAACACGTGTTTTTGGACCAGTTGCTCGTGAGCTTCGTGAGAAACAATTTATGAAAATTGTATCATTAGCACCTGAAGTGCTTTAAACTATTACACAAATGAAGAAGTTCAAATTAAAATCAGGAGATACTGTAAAAGTTATTGCAGGTGATCATAAAGGATCTGAAGGTAAAGTTTTACAAATTATCAAAGACAAGGATAGAGTATTGGTAGAAGGTGTGAATTTAGTTTCTAAACACACTAAACCAAGTGCACAAAGTCCTCAAGGTGGTATTGTAAAAAAAGAAGCATCATTACATATATCTAACGTTATGTTGATAGAAGATGGTGTAGCTGTAAGAGTTGGTTATAATGTTGATGGAGGTACTAAAACTAGAATCTCTAAAAAAACGAATAAATAGAATTAATCATGAGTTACGTACCAAGATTAAAAGCAGAATACAAAGAAAGAGTTATAAAAAGTCTTACTGAAGAATTCAGCTATAAGAATGTTATGCAAGTACCGAAATTAGAAAAAATTGTTGTTTCTAAAGGTGTTGGTGCTGCTATTGCAGATAAGAAATTAATAGATTATGCTGTAGAAGAGTTGACAAAAATTACTGGTCAAAAAGCAATTTCTACGATGTCTAAGAAAGATGTTGCATCTTTTAAATTACGTAAAGGAATGCCAATTGGTGTAAAAGTTACGTTAAGAGGAGATAAAATGTATGAGTTTTTAGACAGATTAGTTACTGCTTCTTTACCACGTGTAAGAGACTTTAACGGTATTAAAGCTAATGGATTTGATGGGAGAGGTAATTATAACTTAGGTATTACTGAGCAAATTATTTACCCAGAAATTAATATAGACCAAGTTAAGAAAATCAATGGAATGGATATTACATTTGTAACATCTGCTGAAACTGATAAAGAAGCGAAGTCATTATTAGGAGAATTAGGTTTACCATTCAAAAAAAATTAAGAAATGGCTAAAGAATCAATGAAAGCGCGTGAGCGCAAAAGAGAACGTACAGTTGCAAAGTATGCTGAGAAAAGAAAAGCTTTAAAAGAGGCTGGAGATTACGAAGCATTGCAAAAGTTACCAAAAAATGCATCACCAGTAAGATTACATAATAGATGTAAATTAACTGGACGTCCAAAAGGATATATGAGACAGTTTGGTATTTCTCGTGTAACTTTTCGTGAAATGGCTAATCAGGGATTGATACCAGGAGTTAAAAAAGCTAGTTGGTAGAAATTTCATTATAAGTCTATAAATAAAAATAGAAGGTGTATCTTTGCACGCTCTATTTTTTTTGAGTATTAGAATTTTAACTGATTAAAGGTTCAATTTTCACAGAGAAATCTGTAGCATAAATAGAGGAAATTGAAAACCATAGTCGCAATTTAAGTAAATATGTATACAGATCCAATTGCGGATTTTCTTACAAGAGTAAGAAATGCTATTGCAGCAGGACACAGAGTAGTGGAAATTCCAGCTTCAAATTTGAAGAAGGAAATGACTAAGATTTTGTTTGATCAAGGTTATATTTTGAGCTATCAGTTCAATGACGATAAGGTTCAAGGGACTATTAAGATCGCTTTAAAGTATGACAAGGAAACAAAAGAGTCAGTAATTAGAAAAATTCAACGTATCAGTACACCTGGTTTACGTAAATACGTGGGGTCTTCAGAGATGCCTAGAGTATTAAACGGTCTTGGTATTGCTATTGTTTCAACATCAAAAGGTGTTATGACAAACAAAAAAGCAAAACAAGAGAATGTTGGAGGAGAAGTTTTATGTTACGTTTATTAAACCTGAGAGATGAGTAGAATTGGAAAAAACCCAGTTAGCATCGCACAAGGTGTAGATGTAAGCATTAAAGACAACGTTATTACTGTAAAAGGAAAGTTAGGTGAATTATCACAAACTATTTCTGAAGGAATTACGGTAAGTATTGAAGATAACACTATCACTTTAGATAGAGCTTCAGAAAGTAAAGACCATAAAGCACAACATGGTTTAATGAGAGCATTGATCAATAATATGATCGAAGGTGTTTCTAAAGGATGGACTAAAGATTTAGAATTGGTAGGTGTTGGTTATAGAGCATCGAATCAAGGACAAAAGTTAGATTTAGCTTTAGGTTTCTCACATAATATTGTTTTAAACTTGGCTCCAGAAGTTAAAGTTGAAACTATTTCAGAGAAAGGGAAAAACCCAATCATTAAATTAACTTCGTTTGATAAACAATTAGTTGGTCAAGTAGCTGCAAAGATTCGTTCTTTCAGAACTCCAGAACCTTATAAAGGTAAAGGTGTTAAGTTTGTTGGTGAAGTATTAAGAAGAAAAGCAGGTAAGTCTGCATAATATATAGCATTATGGCATTATCAAAGCTACAAAGAAGAGCTAGAATTAAGCGTAGAATTAGAAAGATCGTTTCTGGTACTGCTACTAAACCAAGATTATCGGTTTATAGGAGTAACAAAGAGATTTATGCGCAACTAGTAGACGATGTAAACGGAGTTACTTTAGCTTCTGTTTCATCTAGAGATAAAGAAATAAAAGCAAGTTCTAAAGCTGAGGCAGCTACTGCAGTAGGAAAATCAATTGCAGAAAAAGCTACCAAATCAGGTATTGAAACAGTTGCTTTCGATAGAAATGGTTATTTATACCATGGTAGAGTTAAAGTATTAGCAGAAGCTGCAAGAGAAGCTGGTTTAAAATTTTAAGAAATTATGCAAGGTTATAAAAACGTAGAAAGAGTTAAACCAAGCGGATTAGAGCTTGTAGATAGATTAGTTGGTGTACAACGTGTAACTAAAGTAACAAAAGGGGGTAGAGCATTTGGTTTCTCTGCAATCGTTGTTGTTGGTGATGGTAATGGTGTTGTAGGTCATGGTTTAGGAAAATCTAAGGATGTTTCTTCTGCTATTGCAAAAGCAGTAGAAGATGCAAAGAAAAATTTAGTAAGAATACCTATTTTAGAAGGTACTTTACCTCATGAGCAAAAAGGTAAGTTTGGTGGTGCAAAAGTATTCATCAAGCCTGCTTCTCCTGGTACAGGGGTTATTGCTGGTGGTGCAGTTCGTGCAGTATTAGAATCTGTTGGTGTACATGATGTATTATCAAAATCTCAAGGTTCTTCAAATCCTCACAATGCAGTAAAGGCAACTTTTGATGCTTTACTTCAATTAAGAAGTGCAGCAGCAATTGCTAAGCAAAGAGGTATATCTTTAGAAAAAGTATTTAACGGATAAATCTAGAAGAGATGGCAAAAATTAAGGTTACACAAGTAAAAAGTCAAATCGGGCGTTTAAAGAATCAGAAAAGAACTTTAGAGGCTTTAGGTTTACGTAGATTAAACCAAACTGTTGAGCATGAGGCAACTCCATCAATCGTTGGTATGGTAAATAAAGTTTCACATTTGGTTTCTGTAGAGGAGTCAAAATAAGATATTTAAAATGAGTAGTTTACACAACTTAACACCAGCAGAAGGATCTGTTAAAAAAGGGAAAAGAATCGCACGTGGTGAAGGTTCTGGTCATGGAGGAACTTCTACAAGAGGTCACAAAGGGGCTAAATCTCGTTCAGGTTATTCTAGAAAAATAGGTTTTGAGGGTGGTCAAATGCCACTTCAAAGACGTGTGCCAAAATTTGGTTTCACGAACATAAACCGTAAAGAATATCAAGGTATCAATTTAGATAAATTACAATCTTTAGTTGATGCAGGGAAAATAAAAGATACAGTAGATTTAGATACTTTAGTAGCTAATAGATTGGCAGGTAAGAATGACTTGGTTAAGATATTAGGTAATGGAGAATTAAAAGCTAAATTAAATATAACTGTACATAAATTTACAGCATCAGCAAAAGCGGCAATTGAAGCTGCTGGAGGAGAAGCTGTTACTTTATAAGATCTCGTAAATGATGAATTTTATTAATAGATTAAAAGACATTTTCAGTATTGAAGAATTAAAAAACAAAATTCTTCTAACAATTGGTTTAATTGCTGTGTATCGTTTTATGGCTGCTGTTCCTTTACCAGGCGTAGATCCATTACAACTTGCAGCTTTAAAAGAAAGTACAGATGGTGGTCTTTTAGGTTTATTGAATGCATTTACAGGAGGGGCATTTGCTAGAGCGTCAGTAATGGCACTTGGTATTATGCCATATATTTCTGCATCTATTGTAGTTCAGTTAATGGGAATAGCTGTTCCTTATTTACAGAAGTTACAGAAAGATGGAGAAAGTGGACGTAAAAAAATTACACAAATAACTAGATGGTTAACAATAGCTATTACTTTAGTGCAAGCACCAACGTATATTACAGCTATTAAAACTCAATTTGGTCTTGGTCCTGAAGCCTTTTTGGTAAGTGGAGCAACATTTTGGGTTTCATCAATAATCATTTTAACTGCAGGTACTATTTTTGCAATGTGGTTAGGAGAGCGTATTACAGATAAAGGTGTTGGTAATGGTATATCATTATTAATTACTGTTGGTATTATTGCTAACTTTCCTGCTGCATTTTTACAAGAGTTTGTTGCTAAAACAACAAATGCTGGTGCAGGTGGAGTAATGATGATCTTAATTGAAATCATTGTTTGGTTCGTAGTAATTTTACTTACTGTTTTATTAGTTACTGCTGTAAGAAAAATTGCAGTTCAATATGCTAGAAGAACAGTTGCAGGAAACGTACAAAATGTTGCAGGGAGTAGAGATTATATTCCTTTAAAATTAAATGCAGCTGGTGTAATGCCTATTATTTTTGCACAAGCAATAATGTTTATTCCTATGGCTTTAGCTCAGAGGTTTCCATTTATGGCAAGTTTGCAAGATATTAATGGCTTAGGTTACAATGTGATTTTTGCATTGTTAATTATCATTTTTAGTTTTTTCTATACAGCGATTACTATTCCTACGAATAAAATGGCTGAAGATTTAAAAAGAAGTGGTGGTTTTATACCAGGAATAAGACCAGGTAAAGATACTGCAGAACGTTTAGATTCTGTTTTATCTAGAATTACATTTCCAGGTTCTTTATTTTTAGCGGCTTTATCAATTTTGCCAGCAATTGTAGTTCAGTTTGGAGTACAACAGAGTTGGGCAATGTTTTACGGAGGTACATCACTAATCATTATGGTTGGTGTTGCTATAGATACATTACAACAAATTAATTCCTATTTATTAAATCGTCATTATGATGGTTTAATGAAAACAGGAAACAGCAATAGAAAATCGAATAAATAGTATGGCTAAACAATCAGCAATTCAACAAGATGGGACTATTACAGAAGCATTATCAAATGCAATGTTTCGTGTAGAATTAGAAAACGGTCATATTGTTACGGCTCATATATCAGGTAAAATGCGAATGCATTATATTAAACTTTTACCAGGTGATAAGGTAAAGTTAGAAATGAGTCCATACGATTTAACGAAAGCAAGAATTACTTACAGATACTAAAAACAAAACAGATGAAAGTTAGAGCATCAGTTAAAAAGAGAAGTGCCGACTGCAAAATAGTGCGCAGAAAAGGTAGATTATACGTGATTAATAAACAAAATCCTAGATTTAAACAAAGACAAGGGTAATGGCAAGAATAGCAGGTATTGATATTCCAAAGAATAAAAGAGGAGTTATTGCTTTAACTTACATCTTTGGTATAGGAAACAGCAGAGCTAAAAAAGTTTTAGCAGAAGCTAAGGTTGATG contains the following coding sequences:
- the rplD gene encoding 50S ribosomal protein L4, with the protein product MKVAVLDITGKDTGRKVELSKDVFGIEPNDHAIYLDVKQYLANQRQGTHKSKERAEIVGSTRKIKKQKGTGTARAGSIKSGVFRGGGRMFGPRPRNYSFKLNKNLKRLARKSALSIQANDKNLVVVEDFNFDTPKTKNFVDVLKSLELDAKKSLFVLDGENANVYLSSRNLKNSKVIKASEINTYGVLNANKIVITEGSLEGINSNLSK
- the rpsG gene encoding 30S ribosomal protein S7 — protein: MRKRAAKKRVLLPDPKFNDQLVTRFVNNLMWSGKKSVAFKVFYDALDIVEERKGEGEEKSALEIWKDGLSNVMPHVEVRSRRVGGATFQIPMQIRPDRKVSMAIKWMILYTRKRNEKTMAQRLAAEILAAAKEEGAAVKKRVDTHKMAEANKAFSHFRF
- the rpsS gene encoding 30S ribosomal protein S19, which gives rise to MARSLKKGPYVHYKLEKKVLANVEAGNKTVIKTWSRASMITPDFVGQTIAVHNGRQFVPVYVTENMVGHKLGEFSPTRSFRGHAGAKNKGKK
- the rplC gene encoding 50S ribosomal protein L3, producing the protein MSGLIGRKIGMTSLFDENGKNIPCTVIEAGPCVVTQVRTEEVDGYNALQLGFDDKKAKSSNKALDGHFKKAGTTAKKKVVEFQGFEEEYKLGDAITVEHFTEGEFVDVSGTSKGKGFQGVVKRHGFGGVGQATHGQHNRLRAPGSIGAASYPARVFKGMRMAGRMGGEKVKVQNLRVLKVVAEKNLLVVKGAVPGHKNAFVTIQK
- the fusA gene encoding elongation factor G; the protein is MARNLKYTRNIGIAAHIDAGKTTTTERVLYYTGVSHKIGEVHDGAATMDWMEQEQERGITITSAATTCTWQFPLENAQPTPETKGYHFNIIDTPGHVDFTVEVNRSLRVLDGLVFLFSAVDGVEPQSETNWRLADNYKVPRIGFVNKMDRQGSDFLGVCQQVKDMLKSNAVPIVLNIGEEDGFKGIIDLVKNRAIVWHDQTQGATFDVIEIPDDLKEEARKYRALLIEEVASYDENLLEKFMEDEDSITEEEVHAALRAAVMDMAIIPMICGSAFKNKGVQFLLDAVCRYLPSPIDKEGIVGVNPDTDEEELRKPDVKEPFAALAFKIATDPFVGRLAFFRAYSGRLDAGSYVLNNRSNKKERISRIYQMHANKQNAIDFIEAGDIGAAVGFKSIKTGDTLSDEKHPIVLESMDFPDPVIGIAVEPKTKADVDKLGIGLGKLAEEDPTFTVRTDEASGQTIISGMGELHLDVIVDRLKREFKVEVNQGQPQVEYKEAITASADHREVYKKQSGGRGKFADIVFTMEPADEGVQGLQFESIIKGGNVPKEFVPSVEKGFKEAMRNGPLAGYEMDSMKVTLKDGSFHAVDSDQLSFELAAKLGFKAAAKAAKAKIMEPLMKLEVLTPEENMGDIVGDLNRRRGQVNDMSDRAGAKVVKAIVPLSEMFGYVTALRTMSSGRATSTMEFSHYAETPSNISEEVIAAAKG
- the rplW gene encoding 50S ribosomal protein L23; translation: MSILIKPIITEKATNDSELFNRYAFVVDKNANKLEIKSAVESAYGVSISSVKTLNYPIQRNTKYTKKGLVTGIKSGYKKAIVQLAEGESIDFYNNL
- the rplB gene encoding 50S ribosomal protein L2: MSVRKLKPITPGQRFRVVNGFDAITTDKPEKSLLAPKKRSGGRNSQGRMTTRNIGGGHKQKYRIIDFKRDKKDVPATVKTIEYDPNRTAFIALLSYADGEKRYVIAQNGLTVGQTVVSGSGITPEIGNAMPLSEIPLGTTISCIELRPGQGAVMARSAGSFAQLMARDGKYATVKLPSGETRLILLTCMATIGVVSNSDHQLLVSGKAGRRRWLGRRPRVNAVRMNPVDHPMGGGEGRSSGGHPRSRNGIPAKGYKTRSKTKASNKYIIERRKK
- the rpsJ gene encoding 30S ribosomal protein S10; translated protein: MSQKIRIKLKSYDYNLVDKSAEKIVKTVKSTGAIVNGPIPLPTHKKIFTVLRSPHVNKKSREQFQLAAYKRLLDIYSSSSKTIDALMKLELPSGVEVEIKV